In Clostridium sp. DL-VIII, the following proteins share a genomic window:
- the fabF gene encoding beta-ketoacyl-ACP synthase II, with protein MERRVVITGMGALTPIGNDVNSFWNNARNGKSGIDFITLIDQDLVDVKIAAEVKGFDPETLIGKKESKRLDRFAQFALVASDEAIKDSGIDLEKENLDRFGVMLGSGIGGFQTIEDECSKLATGKSRRVSPFFVPMAIVNLGAGNVAIKYGLKGPCTSAVTACATGTNNIGDAFRTIKHGYADVMLAGGAEAPITRLGVTGFNSMKALNTSNDPSKASTPFDKNRGGFVIAEGAGVVILESLEHAEARGANIIAEVVGYGSTCDAYHITSPDPEGEGAARAMKDAIEEAGIKPSDVSYINAHGTSTELNDKFETFAIKKVFKEEAYNVPISSTKSMTGHLLGAAGAIEAIACAKALQEGFIPPTIGYKTKDEELDLDYVPNVGRKQELEYTLSNSLGFGGHNATLLLKKWK; from the coding sequence ATGGAAAGAAGAGTTGTTATAACGGGTATGGGAGCTTTAACTCCTATAGGAAATGATGTTAATTCATTTTGGAATAATGCAAGAAATGGAAAATCAGGAATAGATTTTATAACTTTAATAGATCAAGACTTAGTAGATGTGAAAATTGCTGCAGAAGTAAAGGGGTTTGATCCGGAGACTTTAATAGGTAAAAAAGAGTCAAAGAGATTAGATAGATTTGCACAATTTGCATTAGTAGCATCAGATGAGGCAATAAAAGATTCAGGAATAGATTTAGAAAAAGAAAATCTAGATAGATTTGGTGTAATGTTAGGATCAGGAATCGGTGGGTTCCAGACAATAGAAGATGAATGCAGCAAACTTGCAACTGGAAAGTCAAGGAGAGTATCTCCATTTTTTGTTCCAATGGCAATAGTAAACCTAGGAGCAGGAAATGTTGCGATTAAATACGGACTTAAAGGGCCATGTACATCAGCAGTAACTGCATGTGCAACAGGAACAAACAATATTGGTGATGCATTTAGAACTATAAAACATGGTTATGCGGATGTAATGCTTGCAGGTGGAGCAGAAGCCCCTATAACTAGACTTGGCGTTACAGGCTTTAACAGCATGAAAGCTTTAAATACTAGTAATGATCCGTCAAAGGCTTCCACACCTTTTGATAAAAACAGAGGAGGCTTTGTCATTGCAGAAGGTGCAGGTGTTGTAATACTTGAATCTTTAGAACATGCAGAGGCAAGAGGCGCAAATATAATAGCAGAAGTTGTTGGTTATGGTTCAACTTGTGATGCATATCACATTACTTCACCAGATCCAGAAGGAGAAGGTGCTGCAAGAGCTATGAAGGATGCTATAGAAGAAGCAGGAATTAAACCTTCAGATGTTTCATATATTAATGCTCATGGAACTTCAACAGAATTAAATGATAAGTTTGAAACTTTTGCAATTAAGAAAGTTTTTAAAGAAGAGGCTTATAATGTCCCTATATCATCAACAAAATCTATGACAGGACATTTACTTGGAGCTGCTGGAGCAATTGAAGCAATAGCATGTGCTAAGGCTCTTCAGGAAGGATTTATTCCGCCTACAATTGGGTATAAAACAAAAGATGAAGAATTAGATTTAGACTATGTTCCTAATGTTGGAAGAAAGCAGGAGTTAGAATATACACTTTCTAATTCATTAGGGTTTGGCGGACATAATGCAACATTACTTTTAAAGAAGTGGAAATAG